A section of the Rhodobacter sp. genome encodes:
- a CDS encoding NAD(P)-dependent oxidoreductase, whose protein sequence is MAKVAFLGLGVMGYPMAGHLARAGHTVTVYNRTGAKADRWAAEHGAAAAPTPRDAARGAAFVMACVGNDDDLAQVCRGADGAFAGMDAGAVFVDHTTVSAAITRALDAEARAAGIGFVDAPVSGGQAGAENGVLSIMCGGTEGDYTRAEPVMQAYGRTVKRLGESGAGQIAKMMNQICIAGLVQGLAEALRFGEKAGMDGKAVIEVIQGGAAGSWQMVNRHATMLDGKFDYGFAVDWMRKDLGICLQTGNEIGAPLPMTALVDQFYKDIQQMGGGRWDTSSLIERLRRLSS, encoded by the coding sequence ATGGCCAAGGTGGCATTTCTGGGGCTGGGGGTCATGGGCTACCCGATGGCCGGGCATCTGGCCCGCGCGGGGCACACGGTGACCGTCTACAATCGCACGGGCGCCAAGGCGGACCGTTGGGCGGCCGAACACGGCGCCGCCGCCGCCCCCACGCCGCGCGACGCCGCCCGTGGCGCGGCGTTCGTCATGGCCTGTGTCGGCAATGACGACGATCTGGCCCAGGTCTGCCGGGGCGCGGACGGCGCCTTTGCCGGCATGGACGCGGGCGCGGTCTTCGTGGATCACACCACCGTCTCGGCCGCCATCACCCGCGCGCTGGACGCCGAGGCCCGCGCGGCCGGCATCGGTTTCGTGGACGCGCCGGTGTCGGGCGGCCAGGCGGGGGCGGAAAACGGCGTGCTCTCGATCATGTGCGGCGGAACCGAGGGGGACTACACCCGCGCCGAGCCCGTCATGCAGGCCTATGGCCGCACCGTGAAGCGGCTGGGCGAGTCGGGCGCGGGCCAGATCGCCAAGATGATGAACCAGATCTGCATCGCCGGGCTGGTGCAGGGCCTGGCCGAGGCGCTGCGATTCGGCGAGAAGGCCGGCATGGACGGCAAGGCCGTGATCGAGGTGATCCAGGGCGGCGCCGCCGGATCGTGGCAGATGGTCAACCGCCACGCGACGATGCTGGACGGCAAGTTCGACTATGGCTTTGCCGTGGACTGGATGCGCAAGGACCTGGGCATCTGCCTGCAAACCGGCAACGAGATCGGCGCGCCCCTGCCGATGACCGCGCTGGTCGATCAGTTCTACAAGGACATCCAGCAGATGGGCGGCGGGCGCTGGGACACCTCCAGCCTGATCGAGCGCCTGCGGAGGCTGTCGTCATGA
- a CDS encoding DUF2161 domain-containing phosphodiesterase, with translation MQREADLYPPLKAHFESRGLIVKGEIGAADLVAMGGPDPVIVEMKLKFSLALYHQAIARLSVTPQVYLAVPHPEGPAARRMIRENTALSRRLGLGLLTVRARDGFVAVLAEPGPYAPRVSKVRRARIEAEFARRQGDPNAGGATRHGLVTGYRQDALRCAAYLAEYGAARGAAVARDTGVPGATRIMADNHYGWFRRREKGVYDLTPEGQRGLADWDGALPG, from the coding sequence ATGCAGCGCGAAGCCGATCTCTACCCGCCCCTGAAGGCGCATTTCGAATCCCGCGGCCTGATCGTCAAGGGCGAGATCGGCGCCGCCGATCTGGTGGCGATGGGCGGGCCGGATCCGGTCATCGTCGAGATGAAGCTGAAATTCTCGCTGGCGCTCTACCACCAGGCCATCGCCCGGCTGTCGGTGACGCCCCAGGTCTATCTGGCGGTGCCGCACCCCGAAGGGCCGGCGGCGCGCCGGATGATCCGCGAGAACACCGCGCTCAGCCGGCGGCTCGGGCTGGGGTTGCTGACGGTGCGCGCGCGGGACGGTTTCGTCGCCGTCCTGGCCGAGCCGGGCCCCTATGCGCCGCGCGTCTCCAAGGTCCGGCGCGCGCGCATCGAGGCCGAGTTCGCGCGCCGTCAGGGCGACCCGAACGCGGGCGGGGCCACGCGCCACGGCCTGGTCACGGGCTACCGGCAGGACGCGCTGCGCTGCGCGGCCTATCTGGCGGAATACGGCGCCGCGCGAGGCGCCGCAGTGGCGCGCGACACCGGCGTCCCCGGGGCCACGCGGATCATGGCCGACAACCATTACGGATGGTTCCGGCGCCGGGAAAAGGGCGTCTACGACCTGACGCCCGAAGGGCAGCGCGGCCTGGCCGACTGGGACGGCGCGCTGCCCGGCTAG
- the ade gene encoding adenine deaminase, producing the protein MTLQTRIAQGRGDEPADLVLRGGTVWDMVTGAMIPGDVAICGDRIVGIGASYEGTRIIDVSGKVLVPGFIDTHLHIESSCITPFEFDRCVLPRGVTTAICDPHEIANVAGLTGIRYFLDASARTVMDIRVNLSSCVPSTHMETAGAELTADDLAPLADHPRVIGLAEFMNYPGVIHRDPGCMAKLTAFEGRHIDGHSPLLGGKDLNAYISAGIRTEHEATSAAEATEKLQKGMRVLIREGSVSKDLEALAEVLTPVTSAYLCLCTDDRNPLDIAEHGHLDYMIRRLIAKGRDPLSVYRAASLSAAEAFGLKDRGQIAPGKRADIVVLDDPATCHASMVFCGGVLADDAAFAARDVIAPVARQSVHVPPIRPESFRYAGNNPETPVIGIWPGKILTEHLRLSIPATDGDKRPDPSQDLARITVIERHGKNGNIANGFVRGFALKAGAIASTVCHDHHNIAVVGADYADMALAAKRLGEIEGGFVVVRDGAVLAELALPVAGLMSLEPFETVRDGLVALRAAARTLGVELEEPFLQLAFLALPVIPHLKITDHGMVDVDRFEVIR; encoded by the coding sequence ATGACCCTGCAAACCCGCATCGCGCAGGGGCGCGGCGACGAACCCGCGGATCTGGTGCTGAGGGGCGGCACCGTCTGGGACATGGTGACGGGCGCGATGATCCCGGGCGACGTGGCGATTTGCGGCGACCGGATCGTCGGCATCGGCGCCAGCTACGAGGGGACGCGCATCATCGATGTCAGCGGCAAGGTGCTGGTGCCGGGCTTCATCGACACGCATCTGCATATCGAAAGCTCCTGCATCACGCCCTTCGAATTCGACCGGTGCGTGCTGCCCCGGGGCGTCACCACCGCGATCTGCGACCCGCACGAGATCGCCAATGTCGCGGGCCTGACCGGCATCCGCTATTTCCTGGACGCCTCGGCACGCACGGTGATGGATATCCGCGTCAACCTGTCGTCCTGCGTGCCCTCGACGCATATGGAAACCGCCGGTGCCGAGCTGACGGCGGACGACCTGGCGCCGCTGGCCGACCACCCCCGCGTGATCGGCCTGGCCGAGTTCATGAACTATCCCGGCGTGATCCACCGCGATCCGGGCTGCATGGCCAAGCTGACGGCCTTCGAGGGGCGTCACATCGACGGCCATTCGCCCCTGCTGGGCGGCAAGGACCTGAACGCCTATATCAGCGCCGGCATCCGAACCGAACACGAGGCGACCTCGGCCGCCGAGGCCACGGAGAAGTTGCAAAAGGGAATGCGCGTGCTGATCCGCGAGGGATCGGTCAGCAAGGACCTCGAGGCGCTGGCCGAGGTGCTGACACCCGTGACGTCGGCCTATCTGTGCCTGTGCACCGATGACCGCAACCCGCTGGACATCGCCGAACACGGACATCTGGACTACATGATCCGGCGGCTCATCGCCAAGGGCCGCGATCCGCTGTCGGTCTACCGCGCGGCGTCGCTTTCCGCGGCCGAGGCCTTTGGCCTGAAGGATCGCGGCCAGATCGCACCGGGCAAACGCGCCGATATCGTCGTGCTGGACGACCCGGCGACCTGCCACGCGAGCATGGTGTTCTGCGGCGGGGTGCTGGCCGATGACGCGGCCTTTGCCGCGCGCGACGTGATCGCGCCGGTCGCCCGCCAGTCGGTCCATGTGCCGCCGATCCGGCCCGAAAGCTTCCGCTACGCCGGCAACAACCCCGAAACGCCGGTCATCGGCATCTGGCCCGGCAAGATCCTGACCGAACACCTGCGCCTGTCGATCCCCGCGACCGACGGCGACAAGCGGCCCGACCCGTCGCAGGACCTGGCGCGCATCACGGTGATCGAACGCCACGGAAAGAACGGCAACATCGCCAACGGCTTCGTGCGGGGCTTCGCGCTGAAGGCCGGGGCGATCGCCTCGACCGTGTGCCACGACCACCACAACATCGCGGTGGTCGGCGCGGATTACGCCGACATGGCGCTGGCCGCGAAACGGCTGGGCGAGATCGAGGGCGGGTTCGTCGTGGTGCGCGACGGCGCGGTGCTGGCCGAACTGGCGCTGCCGGTGGCGGGGCTGATGTCGCTGGAGCCGTTCGAAACCGTGCGCGACGGGTTGGTGGCGCTGCGCGCGGCGGCGCGGACCCTGGGGGTCGAATTGGAGGAACCCTTCCTGCAACTCGCCTTTCTGGCGCTGCCGGTGATCCCGCATCTGAAGATCACCGACCACGGCATGGTCGATGTGGACCGCTTCGAGGTGATCCGCTGA
- the gluQRS gene encoding tRNA glutamyl-Q(34) synthetase GluQRS, whose product MAGLITRFAPSPTGPLHLGHAFSALTAAHLAETAQGQMLLRIEDIDTARCKPLFEQQIYDDLHWLGLDWPVPVMRQSDRRPAYRAALSRLAALGVTYRCTCTRGDIRAALSAPQEGAPRIGPDGPVYPGTCREAGHQDPGAAIRLNMDRAVALVGPVRFRETGPLRPGWHPYSPEWLVRNVGDIVLARRDLGTSYHLAVTVDDAAQGITLVTRGADLFDATPIHVLLQRLLDLPTPAYHHHRLIRDAQGKRLAKRDDARALGLFRAEGATPADIRAMIGL is encoded by the coding sequence GTGGCTGGCCTGATTACCCGGTTCGCGCCCTCGCCCACCGGGCCCTTGCATCTGGGGCACGCCTTTTCCGCACTGACCGCCGCCCATCTGGCCGAAACGGCACAGGGTCAGATGTTGCTGCGCATCGAAGACATCGACACGGCGCGTTGCAAACCCTTGTTCGAACAGCAGATCTATGACGATCTGCACTGGCTCGGCCTGGACTGGCCGGTTCCGGTGATGCGTCAGTCGGACCGCCGGCCGGCCTATCGCGCCGCGCTGTCCCGGTTGGCCGCGCTGGGCGTCACCTATCGCTGCACCTGCACCCGGGGCGACATCCGCGCCGCCCTCAGCGCCCCGCAGGAAGGGGCGCCGAGGATCGGCCCGGATGGTCCCGTCTATCCCGGCACCTGTCGCGAGGCGGGACACCAGGACCCCGGTGCCGCCATTCGGCTGAACATGGACCGGGCGGTCGCGCTGGTCGGCCCTGTCAGGTTTCGGGAAACCGGCCCGTTGCGGCCAGGCTGGCATCCGTATTCGCCCGAATGGCTGGTGCGGAATGTCGGTGACATCGTGCTGGCACGGCGGGATCTTGGAACCTCCTATCATCTCGCCGTGACGGTCGACGACGCGGCGCAGGGCATCACGCTGGTCACGCGCGGCGCCGATCTGTTCGACGCGACCCCGATTCATGTCCTGCTGCAACGCCTTCTCGACCTGCCGACGCCCGCGTATCACCACCACCGCCTGATCCGCGACGCACAAGGCAAACGTCTGGCCAAACGCGACGATGCCCGCGCCCTGGGCCTGTTTCGGGCCGAGGGCGCGACGCCGGCCGACATCCGCGCCATGATCGGCCTGTGA
- the trmFO gene encoding methylenetetrahydrofolate--tRNA-(uracil(54)-C(5))-methyltransferase (FADH(2)-oxidizing) TrmFO, producing MTEELHIVGGGMAGSEAAWQAAEAGVPVVLHEMRPVIGTFAHQTGDFAEMVCSNSFRSDDDEQNAVGLLHWEMRAAGGLVMAMADRHALPAGGALAVDREAFSRAVTERLRAHPLIRTEPGEITTLPTDGHWILATGPLTSDALAQAIRTETGTDSLAFFDAIAPIVHFDTVDLSKAWFQSRYDKGETEEERKAYLNCPMTREQYEAFIDAILAAPKAEFHEGETAGYFDGCLPIEVMAERGRDTLRHGPMKPVGLTNANDPANKPYAVVQLRRDNALGTLYNIVGFQTKMKHGAQTEVFRMIPGLEQAGFARLGGIHRNTFLNAPRLLDAQMRLRQRPNLRFAGQITGVEGYVESAAMGLVAGRLAAAEIQGRALRPPPRETAMGALIAHITGDADARTFQPMNVNFGLFPPIDMRGGRKGRKDRYKAYTDRAKEAFQAWLA from the coding sequence ATGACCGAAGAACTCCACATCGTCGGCGGCGGCATGGCCGGATCCGAAGCCGCATGGCAAGCCGCCGAGGCCGGCGTGCCCGTCGTGCTGCACGAAATGCGCCCCGTGATCGGCACCTTTGCCCACCAGACCGGCGATTTCGCGGAAATGGTCTGTTCGAACTCGTTCCGCTCGGACGATGACGAACAGAACGCCGTGGGCCTTTTGCATTGGGAAATGCGCGCGGCCGGCGGGTTGGTGATGGCCATGGCCGACCGCCACGCGTTGCCCGCCGGCGGCGCCCTCGCCGTGGACCGCGAGGCCTTTTCGCGCGCCGTGACCGAACGGCTGCGCGCCCATCCCCTGATCCGAACCGAACCCGGCGAGATCACCACCCTGCCGACCGACGGTCACTGGATCCTGGCCACGGGGCCGCTGACCTCGGACGCGCTGGCCCAGGCGATCCGCACCGAAACCGGGACCGACTCGCTGGCGTTCTTCGATGCGATCGCGCCGATCGTCCATTTCGACACGGTGGACCTGTCCAAGGCCTGGTTCCAGTCGCGCTATGACAAGGGCGAGACCGAGGAAGAGCGCAAGGCCTATCTCAACTGCCCGATGACCCGCGAACAATACGAGGCCTTCATCGACGCCATCCTCGCAGCCCCCAAGGCCGAGTTTCACGAGGGCGAGACCGCCGGCTATTTCGACGGCTGCCTGCCCATCGAGGTCATGGCCGAACGCGGGCGCGACACGCTCAGGCACGGGCCGATGAAGCCGGTCGGCCTGACCAACGCCAACGATCCGGCGAACAAACCCTACGCGGTCGTGCAGCTCAGGCGCGACAACGCTTTGGGAACGCTCTATAATATCGTGGGCTTTCAGACAAAGATGAAGCACGGCGCCCAGACCGAGGTGTTCCGCATGATCCCCGGGCTGGAACAGGCCGGATTCGCGCGGCTCGGCGGGATTCATCGCAATACGTTTCTCAACGCGCCCAGGCTGCTCGACGCGCAGATGCGCCTGCGCCAACGCCCGAACCTGCGCTTTGCCGGACAAATCACCGGGGTCGAGGGGTATGTGGAATCCGCCGCGATGGGGCTGGTCGCCGGTCGTCTCGCCGCCGCCGAGATCCAGGGTCGCGCGCTGCGGCCCCCACCCCGCGAAACCGCGATGGGGGCGCTGATCGCGCATATCACCGGCGACGCCGATGCCCGAACCTTTCAGCCGATGAACGTGAACTTCGGCCTGTTCCCGCCGATCGACATGCGCGGCGGTCGCAAGGGCAGAAAGGACCGCTACAAGGCCTATACCGACCGCGCGAAAGAGGCCTTTCAGGCGTGGCTGGCCTGA
- a CDS encoding manganese-dependent inorganic pyrophosphatase, which produces MTTLVLGHKSPDTDSTGSPIAWAWYLTHSGTPAKPVLLGEPNTEAAFVLTHWGLDKPEIVSGVAAGTPVVIVDTNNPAELPDGINAADIRQIIDHHKLVGGLETKGPIDITIRPLACTATILYDLMGQEALAAAPRGIKGAMLSCILSDTLEFRSPTTTPHDRAVAEALAADLGVAIPELATALFEAKSDISAFSDAALLRMDSKEYTVAGKELRVSVLETTAPKLVLDRKDSLMAAMEAVAREDGADQVLLFVVDILNEEATLLVPNDLVKTMAEKSFGATVSGDTVLLPGIMSRKKQIIPALTL; this is translated from the coding sequence ATGACCACGCTCGTTCTCGGCCACAAATCGCCCGATACCGACTCGACCGGATCGCCCATCGCCTGGGCCTGGTATCTGACCCACTCGGGCACGCCCGCGAAGCCCGTGCTGCTGGGCGAACCCAACACCGAGGCCGCCTTCGTGCTGACGCACTGGGGGCTGGACAAGCCCGAGATCGTGTCGGGCGTGGCGGCCGGCACGCCGGTGGTGATCGTGGACACGAACAACCCCGCCGAACTGCCCGACGGCATCAATGCCGCCGACATCCGCCAGATCATCGACCACCACAAGCTGGTCGGCGGGCTGGAAACCAAGGGCCCGATCGACATCACCATCCGCCCGCTGGCCTGCACGGCCACGATCCTTTACGACCTGATGGGCCAGGAGGCGCTGGCCGCCGCTCCGCGCGGCATCAAGGGCGCGATGCTGTCGTGCATCCTGTCGGACACGCTGGAATTCCGCAGCCCCACCACCACCCCCCACGACCGCGCCGTGGCCGAGGCCCTGGCGGCCGACCTGGGCGTGGCGATCCCCGAACTGGCGACCGCGCTGTTCGAGGCGAAGTCCGACATCTCGGCGTTTTCGGACGCCGCGCTGCTGCGCATGGACAGCAAGGAATACACCGTCGCCGGCAAGGAATTGCGCGTCTCGGTGCTGGAAACCACCGCACCGAAGCTGGTTCTGGATCGCAAGGACAGCCTGATGGCGGCGATGGAGGCGGTCGCGCGAGAGGATGGCGCCGACCAGGTGCTGCTGTTCGTGGTAGATATCCTGAACGAGGAGGCGACGCTGCTGGTGCCGAACGATCTGGTGAAGACCATGGCCGAAAAGAGCTTTGGCGCGACGGTGTCGGGCGACACGGTGCTGCTGCCCGGGATCATGAGCCGCAAGAAGCAGATCATTCCCGCGCTGACGCTGTAA
- the gyrA gene encoding DNA gyrase subunit A: MRTAYLDYAMSVIVSRAIPDLRDGLKPVHRRILFAMHEVGNTFDKPYRKSSRPVADAMGKYHPHGDAAIYDALVRMAQGFSMSLPLLDGQGNFGSMDGDKAAAFRYTEVRMAKSANYMLADIDKDTVDFQDNYDGKDQEPTVLPARFPNMLVNGAGGIAVGMATNIPPHNLGEVIDATKALIENPDLTSEDLMQYVPAPDFPTGAQIMGRGGARKAYLEGRGSVIVRAKTRVEEIRKDRYAIVVDEIPYQVNKAQMVEKIAEAVRDKRIDGIAHVADESDRIGVRVVVELKRDATPDVVLNQLFRFTPMQTSFGCNMLALNGGRPEQLTLRDFLWHFIAFREEVVTRRTAYELNKARERSHVLCGLAVAVSNVDEVVATIRASADPADAREKLMSRRWPAADIAAYIRLIDDPSHTLNDDGTYNLSEIQARAILELRLQRLTALGVKEVTDELEDLAVKIKDYLDILRSRARILAIITAELDEVRSLFAVPRRTEIIDWAGDLDDEDLIEREDMVVTITSGGYIKRTPLVEFRSQNRGGKGLSSMATKEDDVVTTLFVANTHTHLLFFTTDGMVYKLKCWRLPMAGRSARGKAIVNILPIPPGVSIAAIMPVDAPETEWDDLQIVFATSDGDVRRNALSDFTNVMRNGKIAMKLPEGVSLVNARIADENDDVMLVTAMGRAIRFPTTDVRVFKGRDSTGVRGIRLATGDTVVSMSVIRHFEATPEERAAYLKQRRLMAGATDEPEADDDDTGVEAGQLSTDRYAEMSAREDLILTVTQSGAGKLSSSHDYPVRGRGGQGVMAMDKAMRGGALVASFPVDPGDQIMLATSTGQSIRVPVDQVSFRSRSAGGVRVFNTAKGEEVVSVARVVEQGDDA, from the coding sequence ATGCGCACCGCGTATCTGGATTACGCGATGAGCGTGATCGTCAGCCGCGCGATTCCCGATCTGCGCGACGGGTTGAAGCCTGTGCACCGGCGCATCCTTTTCGCCATGCACGAGGTCGGCAACACCTTTGACAAGCCCTATCGAAAATCCTCGCGCCCGGTGGCGGACGCGATGGGCAAGTATCACCCGCATGGCGACGCGGCGATCTATGACGCGCTGGTGCGGATGGCGCAGGGGTTTTCGATGTCCCTGCCCTTGCTGGACGGGCAGGGCAACTTTGGCTCGATGGACGGAGACAAGGCGGCGGCGTTTCGCTACACCGAGGTGCGGATGGCGAAGTCGGCGAACTACATGCTGGCCGATATCGACAAGGACACGGTCGATTTCCAGGACAATTACGACGGCAAGGACCAGGAACCCACGGTCCTGCCCGCGCGGTTCCCGAACATGCTGGTCAACGGCGCGGGCGGCATCGCCGTCGGCATGGCGACCAACATCCCGCCGCACAACCTGGGCGAGGTGATCGACGCGACCAAGGCCTTGATCGAGAACCCCGATCTGACCTCGGAAGACCTGATGCAGTATGTGCCGGCCCCGGACTTTCCCACCGGCGCGCAGATCATGGGCCGGGGCGGTGCGCGAAAGGCGTATCTCGAGGGGCGCGGTTCCGTCATCGTGCGCGCCAAGACCCGGGTCGAGGAAATCCGCAAGGACCGCTATGCGATCGTCGTGGACGAGATCCCCTATCAGGTGAACAAGGCGCAGATGGTCGAGAAGATCGCCGAAGCGGTGCGTGACAAGCGCATCGACGGCATCGCCCATGTCGCCGACGAATCCGACCGGATCGGCGTGCGCGTGGTCGTCGAGCTGAAGCGCGACGCGACGCCGGACGTGGTGTTGAACCAGCTTTTCCGCTTCACGCCGATGCAGACCTCGTTCGGCTGCAACATGCTGGCGCTGAACGGCGGCCGGCCCGAGCAGCTGACGCTCAGGGATTTCCTGTGGCATTTCATCGCGTTCCGCGAGGAAGTGGTGACCCGCCGAACGGCCTATGAGTTGAACAAGGCGCGCGAGCGCAGCCATGTGCTGTGCGGCCTGGCGGTCGCGGTGTCGAATGTCGACGAGGTGGTGGCGACGATCCGCGCCTCGGCCGATCCGGCGGATGCGCGCGAGAAGCTGATGTCGCGCCGCTGGCCGGCTGCCGATATTGCCGCCTACATCCGGCTGATCGACGATCCCAGCCATACCCTGAACGACGACGGCACCTACAACCTGAGCGAAATCCAGGCCCGCGCCATTCTGGAACTGCGGCTGCAACGTCTGACCGCGCTGGGCGTCAAGGAGGTCACCGACGAGCTGGAGGACCTGGCCGTCAAGATCAAGGATTACCTCGACATCCTGCGCTCGCGGGCGCGGATCCTGGCCATCATCACCGCAGAACTCGACGAGGTGCGCAGCCTGTTCGCCGTGCCGCGACGGACCGAGATCATCGACTGGGCGGGCGACCTGGACGACGAAGACCTGATCGAACGCGAGGACATGGTCGTCACCATCACCTCGGGCGGGTATATCAAGCGCACGCCGCTGGTCGAATTCCGGTCGCAGAACCGGGGCGGCAAGGGCCTGTCCAGCATGGCGACCAAGGAAGACGACGTGGTGACCACGCTGTTCGTCGCCAACACGCACACGCATCTGCTGTTCTTCACCACCGACGGCATGGTCTACAAGCTGAAGTGCTGGCGCTTGCCGATGGCGGGACGCTCGGCGCGGGGCAAGGCGATCGTCAACATCCTGCCGATCCCGCCCGGCGTGTCGATCGCCGCCATCATGCCCGTGGACGCGCCCGAAACCGAATGGGACGATCTCCAGATCGTCTTTGCCACCTCGGACGGGGACGTGCGGCGCAACGCGCTGAGCGATTTCACCAACGTGATGCGCAACGGCAAGATCGCGATGAAGCTGCCCGAAGGGGTCAGTCTGGTGAACGCCCGCATCGCCGACGAAAACGACGACGTGATGCTGGTCACCGCGATGGGCCGGGCGATCCGCTTCCCGACGACCGATGTGCGCGTCTTCAAGGGCCGCGATTCGACCGGTGTGCGCGGCATCCGGCTGGCCACGGGCGACACCGTCGTCTCGATGTCGGTGATCCGCCACTTCGAGGCCACGCCCGAGGAACGCGCGGCCTATCTGAAGCAACGCCGCCTGATGGCCGGTGCCACCGACGAGCCCGAGGCCGACGACGACGACACGGGCGTCGAGGCCGGGCAACTCAGCACCGACCGCTACGCCGAAATGTCGGCGCGCGAGGACCTGATCCTGACCGTGACCCAATCGGGCGCCGGCAAGCTGTCGTCGTCGCACGACTATCCGGTGCGCGGGCGCGGCGGCCAGGGCGTCATGGCGATGGACAAGGCGATGCGCGGGGGCGCCCTGGTGGCGAGCTTCCCGGTCGATCCGGGCGACCAGATCATGCTGGCGACCTCGACCGGGCAGTCGATCCGGGTGCCGGTGGACCAGGTCAGCTTCCGGTCGCGCTCGGCCGGGGGGGTGCGGGTGTTCAACACCGCCAAGGGCGAAGAGGTCGTATCGGTCGCGCGCGTTGTCGAACAGGGCGACGACGCGTAA